Proteins encoded within one genomic window of Dyadobacter chenhuakuii:
- a CDS encoding PQQ-dependent sugar dehydrogenase: MNNPGLLKFAFLLLLSVSCKQESEPHTNPEPGSGQSNDSTSVEVNAPNSRYTPAFAGQTRIRAVRTEAQFVTRIVTDQLTNPWGITSLPDGGLLITQKGGQMRIVSAAGVLGSVITGLPAVNAAGQGGLLGLCLDPQFESNRLVYWVFSEPVAGGSLTSVGRGRLSSDASRVENAAVIYRATPSYTGSAHYGGRILFDRTGHLLVSTGERSDMVTRPQSQSLSSGLGKIVRITTDGRPGADNPFVGQSNARPEIWSLGHRNPQGLAMHPVTGELWESEHGPRGGDEINRVQAGGNYGWPTITYGLEYSGQPVGAGIQQRDGLLQPAYYWDPVISPSGMTFYSGNSIPEWENNLFIGSLSGMHIARLVIENNRIVGEERLLVSEQQRFRDITQGRDGALYAVTDQGRLYRIASN; encoded by the coding sequence ATGAACAACCCAGGACTTTTAAAATTTGCGTTTTTACTATTGCTATCAGTATCCTGCAAACAGGAAAGCGAGCCCCATACCAATCCGGAACCTGGATCCGGGCAAAGCAATGATTCTACTTCGGTGGAGGTTAATGCGCCGAATTCAAGATATACACCGGCTTTTGCAGGCCAGACACGCATTCGAGCCGTGCGAACTGAAGCGCAGTTTGTGACTAGGATCGTGACTGATCAGTTAACCAATCCCTGGGGGATAACCAGTTTGCCGGATGGCGGGCTGCTGATCACGCAAAAAGGCGGTCAGATGCGGATTGTTAGTGCCGCTGGGGTGCTGGGAAGTGTCATTACGGGATTGCCCGCTGTCAATGCTGCGGGACAAGGCGGTTTATTGGGGTTGTGCCTTGATCCGCAATTCGAATCGAACAGGTTGGTTTACTGGGTGTTTTCTGAACCTGTGGCGGGCGGCAGCTTGACTTCTGTTGGGCGCGGGCGGCTGTCTTCTGATGCAAGTAGAGTAGAAAATGCAGCGGTGATTTACAGGGCGACGCCATCGTATACAGGAAGCGCCCATTATGGCGGGCGCATCCTTTTTGATCGTACCGGGCATTTACTGGTGAGTACGGGTGAACGCTCGGATATGGTCACAAGGCCACAATCTCAGTCACTTAGTTCAGGCCTGGGTAAGATTGTCAGGATTACGACCGATGGACGTCCCGGGGCAGATAACCCATTTGTTGGCCAAAGCAATGCACGTCCGGAAATTTGGTCGCTTGGCCACCGTAATCCGCAGGGACTGGCCATGCACCCTGTCACTGGGGAGTTATGGGAAAGCGAGCACGGACCACGTGGCGGAGATGAAATCAACCGTGTTCAGGCGGGAGGAAATTACGGCTGGCCAACCATTACATATGGATTGGAATACAGTGGACAGCCGGTGGGTGCTGGTATTCAGCAGCGTGATGGATTGTTACAGCCAGCTTATTATTGGGACCCGGTAATTTCTCCAAGCGGGATGACTTTTTACAGTGGGAATTCCATCCCGGAATGGGAAAACAATCTATTCATCGGTTCGCTGAGCGGCATGCATATAGCGCGATTGGTGATTGAAAATAACCGGATCGTCGGCGAGGAGCGGCTTTTGGTTAGCGAGCAGCAACGTTTTCGGGATATTACCCAAGGTCGTGATGGCGCATTGTACGCCGTTACAGATCAGGGCCGCCTTTACCGGATTGCCTCAAACTAA
- a CDS encoding SDR family NAD(P)-dependent oxidoreductase encodes MARIFITGSVDGLGQLAANALVHKGHSVVLHARNRERSKYGLAMVPGAEAVLTGDLSSIEETKNLADQVNALGQFDAIIHNAGVYQMHENKLTLDGLPPLFAVNTIAPYVLTCLIKQPHRLIYTSSGMHKQADPNLSGLNQEKLSITYSDSKFHNLILAMAVARLRPDIYANAVDPGWVPTKMGGPGAPDNLQKGFATQVWLAVSSDEQAKISGMYLHHQKPDRYLRQADQGAVQEKFLSFCENLTGIALPFV; translated from the coding sequence ATGGCAAGGATATTCATTACAGGCTCTGTGGACGGGCTTGGGCAGTTGGCAGCAAATGCGCTCGTCCACAAAGGTCATAGTGTGGTGTTGCATGCGCGGAATCGGGAGCGCTCAAAGTATGGTCTAGCCATGGTGCCTGGAGCAGAAGCTGTGCTTACTGGCGATTTGTCAAGCATTGAAGAAACAAAGAATCTTGCTGATCAGGTTAACGCACTTGGGCAGTTTGATGCCATCATACATAATGCAGGTGTATACCAGATGCATGAAAACAAACTGACTTTGGATGGCTTGCCACCATTATTTGCTGTTAACACGATTGCTCCATATGTGCTGACTTGCCTTATTAAGCAGCCCCATCGCCTGATCTATACGAGTTCGGGAATGCATAAGCAGGCAGACCCAAACTTGTCAGGCTTAAACCAGGAAAAACTCAGTATAACTTATTCCGACTCCAAATTCCACAATCTGATCCTGGCAATGGCCGTCGCCAGACTCCGTCCGGATATTTATGCTAATGCAGTAGACCCTGGCTGGGTGCCCACCAAGATGGGTGGCCCCGGAGCGCCGGATAATTTACAGAAAGGCTTTGCCACCCAGGTCTGGCTTGCTGTAAGTAGTGATGAGCAAGCCAAAATATCTGGTATGTATTTGCATCATCAAAAGCCAGACCGTTATCTGCGTCAGGCCGACCAGGGAGCGGTCCAAGAGAAGTTCCTGTCTTTTTGCGAAAACCTAACCGGCATTGCATTACCGTTTGTGTGA
- a CDS encoding LysR family transcriptional regulator: MELRQLKYFVRVADELHFGNAARKLFISQPALSQQVKLLEAELGVELFVKIKRTQSHKVELTLAGEAFLSDAKRILSLADKAIRDVRQVGAKQQVITLGVFKLILPERIMGILELFSSHFPAVEIKLVELPNPVQVQLNVSNGEIDMGLCVLPLVKESLTANLYTQADYSILMNRNNQLANRKAVALAELKNEKWIDHGPEAGLFYSQLEEVCRLAGFHRESNIAHYVPSFDLLKSMVRSEKGIAFIPASLDLRHDPSLISMPISNPDGSPFKEIVIQHVLIYKTEPCTPLVQALGGLVKTLGEQTFQLST, from the coding sequence ATGGAATTACGTCAATTAAAGTATTTCGTGCGTGTTGCCGATGAATTACATTTTGGCAATGCTGCCCGGAAACTTTTTATTTCACAGCCAGCACTAAGTCAGCAGGTGAAATTATTGGAAGCTGAGCTGGGCGTTGAGTTATTTGTTAAAATCAAACGTACACAATCACACAAAGTAGAGCTAACTCTGGCAGGAGAAGCTTTTTTGTCAGATGCGAAACGCATTCTTTCCCTTGCTGACAAAGCGATCCGTGATGTCCGGCAAGTTGGAGCAAAGCAGCAAGTGATCACACTGGGTGTTTTCAAGCTCATTTTGCCCGAAAGGATTATGGGAATATTAGAACTATTTTCTTCCCACTTCCCAGCGGTGGAGATCAAACTTGTTGAACTGCCAAATCCAGTCCAGGTGCAACTTAATGTATCGAATGGTGAAATAGATATGGGCCTTTGCGTGCTTCCACTCGTGAAAGAAAGCCTGACTGCCAATCTATATACGCAAGCTGATTACAGCATTTTAATGAATCGGAATAACCAACTTGCCAACCGCAAGGCGGTCGCCCTTGCAGAACTGAAGAATGAAAAATGGATCGACCACGGACCCGAAGCCGGCCTGTTCTACAGCCAGTTGGAAGAAGTATGCCGGCTAGCGGGTTTTCATAGAGAAAGCAACATTGCGCATTATGTCCCATCCTTTGACCTGTTAAAAAGTATGGTGCGGTCGGAAAAAGGTATTGCCTTTATTCCCGCTTCTCTGGATTTACGGCACGATCCCAGCCTGATCTCGATGCCGATTTCCAATCCGGATGGAAGCCCATTCAAAGAAATTGTCATTCAGCATGTGCTCATTTATAAAACAGAGCCATGTACGCCATTGGTGCAGGCACTGGGCGGATTGGTCAAAACTCTGGGGGAACAGACTTTCCAACTCTCGACATAA
- a CDS encoding dioxygenase family protein: MEACKEDAIVENPSIDSTSQSCAVTNSETPGPFPIRRPGDLITSNIVSDRVGVPIEINITVRNVNANCEILTGVLVDIWQCDKDGYYSEYGGNGSQSVNLTDVHFLRGRQITDSAGLASWTSIFPGWYPGRAPHIHVHIYSRSGASLLITQIAFPKEICDTVYRQGVYASHGLQDTTNERDMVFSDGVANEMAQISGSVANGFVLNHTINVRAL, translated from the coding sequence ATGGAAGCTTGTAAGGAGGATGCAATTGTAGAAAACCCCTCAATAGATTCAACGTCGCAGAGTTGTGCTGTGACCAATTCAGAAACGCCCGGGCCGTTTCCAATAAGACGTCCGGGCGATTTAATAACAAGCAACATTGTTTCTGACAGAGTAGGCGTGCCCATCGAAATAAATATTACAGTCAGAAACGTCAATGCCAATTGCGAAATCTTGACCGGGGTTTTGGTGGATATATGGCAATGTGACAAGGACGGCTATTATTCAGAGTATGGTGGGAATGGGTCGCAATCGGTCAACTTAACAGATGTACATTTTTTGAGAGGTCGCCAGATAACTGACTCTGCGGGTCTAGCCTCCTGGACAAGCATTTTTCCGGGCTGGTATCCGGGCCGGGCGCCGCATATTCATGTTCATATTTACAGTCGCTCAGGTGCTTCGTTACTCATTACCCAAATTGCTTTTCCCAAGGAAATTTGTGACACAGTTTACAGACAGGGTGTTTATGCAAGTCATGGGCTGCAAGATACTACCAACGAAAGGGACATGGTGTTCAGCGACGGTGTTGCCAATGAAATGGCGCAAATATCCGGTAGTGTAGCGAATGGATTTGTGTTGAATCACACAATTAATGTGAGGGCATTGTAG
- a CDS encoding (2Fe-2S)-binding protein, whose amino-acid sequence MDNENNAGEPESTGASRRTFLKQSSALAAFALTPPAAVHSVEKGLDEKVAVAFEQQPLRVQINGVAQQLSVEPRVTLLDLLREQLNLNGTKKGCDHGQCGACTVHVDGQRVNSCLTLALTTEGCKVTTIEGMGSVEKLHPMQEAFIKHDGFQCGYCTPGQIMSAVACINEGHANSPDEVREYMSGNICRCGAYANIVEAIMEVKSKGGRI is encoded by the coding sequence ATGGACAACGAAAATAATGCCGGGGAGCCGGAAAGCACTGGTGCATCGCGGCGGACGTTCCTGAAACAGTCGTCCGCGCTCGCTGCCTTCGCGCTGACGCCGCCAGCCGCAGTACACTCCGTTGAGAAGGGTCTGGACGAGAAAGTGGCGGTCGCATTTGAACAGCAGCCGCTTCGCGTTCAGATCAATGGTGTTGCCCAGCAATTGTCCGTGGAGCCTCGGGTGACTTTGCTGGATTTACTTCGCGAACAATTAAACCTTAACGGCACTAAAAAAGGTTGCGATCATGGTCAATGCGGAGCCTGCACGGTGCATGTGGACGGCCAGCGCGTCAACTCCTGTCTGACTCTGGCACTAACCACAGAAGGCTGCAAAGTCACGACGATTGAGGGAATGGGTAGTGTTGAAAAGCTGCATCCGATGCAGGAAGCATTTATCAAACACGATGGATTTCAATGTGGTTATTGCACACCCGGCCAGATCATGTCGGCCGTCGCCTGCATTAACGAAGGGCATGCCAATTCGCCCGACGAAGTGCGGGAATATATGAGTGGGAATATCTGCCGTTGCGGCGCATATGCGAACATTGTGGAGGCAATTATGGAAGTTAAATCAAAAGGAGGCCGGATATGA
- a CDS encoding FAD binding domain-containing protein: MNQFQFTRANTPLAAVSAVSKENGAYFLAGGTNLIDLVKREVIIPERLVDINRLPLATIEETTSGIRIGAMAKNSAVADHPLIKKYFPLLSMALNAGASAQLRNMATVGGNMMQRTRCPYFYDHSMPCNKRGPIQSGPSKGQPNGPSGCGAIGGVNRMHAIFGTSEKCIAVHPSDMCIALAALDARVNVTGPKGNRSIAFAEFHRLPGDAPQKDNTLLPGELILSVDVPKNELGKYSHYLKVRDRASYAFALVSVGVAADMKGKTIQDIRLAMGGVAHKPWRLAEAEGYLKGKEATLENFRQAATLAMQGAKGYGENDFKLTLAPNSIIEALQIATQTV; encoded by the coding sequence ATGAACCAATTTCAATTCACGCGTGCAAACACGCCCCTGGCGGCGGTATCGGCCGTTTCTAAGGAAAACGGTGCCTATTTTCTGGCCGGTGGGACAAATCTGATCGACCTTGTTAAAAGGGAAGTTATCATTCCCGAGCGGCTCGTCGACATCAACCGCCTGCCCCTGGCCACAATTGAGGAAACTACGTCCGGTATACGCATCGGCGCAATGGCCAAAAACTCGGCAGTTGCCGATCACCCACTGATCAAAAAGTATTTCCCATTATTATCAATGGCGCTAAATGCTGGCGCTTCTGCTCAACTCCGGAATATGGCTACTGTGGGGGGTAATATGATGCAGCGCACGCGCTGTCCGTATTTTTACGATCATTCCATGCCGTGCAACAAACGCGGTCCGATCCAGTCGGGTCCCTCGAAAGGCCAGCCCAATGGTCCGTCGGGATGCGGCGCGATCGGCGGTGTTAACCGGATGCACGCGATTTTCGGCACTTCCGAAAAATGCATTGCCGTGCACCCCAGCGATATGTGCATTGCGCTTGCAGCGCTGGATGCGCGGGTCAATGTGACCGGGCCGAAAGGCAACCGCAGCATTGCTTTCGCTGAATTCCATCGCCTGCCGGGCGATGCCCCGCAGAAGGATAATACGCTGCTACCAGGGGAGTTGATTCTTTCCGTAGATGTGCCTAAGAATGAATTAGGTAAATACTCGCATTATCTCAAAGTGCGCGACCGGGCCTCCTATGCATTCGCGCTCGTTTCGGTGGGGGTTGCTGCGGATATGAAAGGAAAGACGATTCAGGATATTAGGCTGGCAATGGGCGGCGTTGCGCATAAGCCCTGGAGGCTGGCCGAGGCGGAAGGTTATCTGAAAGGGAAAGAAGCTACCCTCGAAAATTTCAGACAAGCGGCCACGCTTGCCATGCAGGGCGCGAAAGGTTATGGCGAAAATGATTTTAAACTAACCTTAGCTCCAAATTCCATTATCGAAGCACTTCAAATCGCCACTCAAACCGTCTGA
- a CDS encoding helix-turn-helix domain-containing protein, translated as MENQIRFDSVSDYNAFNQHETLHPLVTVVDLSKADTRQIKNMYLGLYFVMLKGVACGDLRYGKQNYDYQEGTLVFFAPGQVVTLENELYRPNGYALVFHPGLLHGTALNQHIHEYSFFSYQTHESLHISEREKQIVLDCLAKIRYELEHALDHHSRKLIVSNIELFLDYCKRFYDRQFLTRDTVHKGIIERFESLLTTYFLSDKPSMIGLPSVAYFASELNLSTKYFGDLVRKETGQTAQDYIQAKLIDVAKEKIFDQTKTVSEIAFEMGFKYPQHFSRLFKQHVGQTPNAFRGLRNLN; from the coding sequence ATGGAAAATCAGATCCGGTTTGATTCGGTAAGTGATTACAATGCATTCAACCAGCACGAAACGCTGCATCCTTTGGTGACTGTCGTAGACCTGTCAAAAGCTGACACGCGGCAGATCAAAAACATGTATTTGGGGCTGTACTTTGTCATGCTAAAAGGAGTGGCGTGCGGGGATTTGCGCTATGGCAAGCAGAATTACGATTATCAGGAAGGCACGCTCGTTTTCTTTGCGCCTGGGCAGGTGGTAACTCTTGAAAATGAGCTATACAGGCCGAACGGTTATGCGCTGGTTTTTCATCCCGGTCTGCTGCACGGTACCGCACTCAACCAGCACATCCATGAATACAGCTTTTTTAGCTATCAGACCCACGAATCGTTGCATATCTCTGAGCGGGAAAAGCAGATTGTGCTGGATTGCCTTGCTAAAATCAGGTATGAGCTAGAACATGCCCTCGATCATCACAGCAGGAAACTGATCGTTTCAAATATCGAGCTGTTTCTAGATTACTGCAAACGCTTTTACGACCGGCAATTTCTTACCCGCGATACGGTGCACAAAGGGATTATTGAACGCTTTGAATCGCTTTTGACAACCTACTTTTTGTCAGACAAGCCCAGTATGATTGGATTACCCTCGGTGGCTTATTTCGCCAGTGAACTTAACCTGTCCACAAAATATTTTGGGGACCTGGTCAGAAAAGAAACCGGGCAAACTGCGCAGGACTATATCCAGGCAAAACTGATTGATGTGGCCAAAGAGAAGATTTTTGACCAGACAAAAACAGTAAGCGAGATCGCATTTGAAATGGGATTTAAATATCCCCAGCATTTTTCAAGGCTATTCAAACAACACGTTGGCCAAACGCCTAATGCATTTCGGGGACTTCGAAATCTGAATTAG
- a CDS encoding aldo/keto reductase, which yields MEKRKLGNSGLEVSALGLGCMGLSFGYGPATEKHQAIQLIRAAVERGVTLFDTAEAYGPFANEELLGEALEPFRKEVVIATKFGFAGGVPAMGLDSRPENIRVVAESSLKRLRTDVIDLFYQHRVDPNVPIEDVAGTVKDLISEGKVKHFGLSEAGVATIRRAHSVQPVAALQSEYSLWWKEPEAEILPTLEELGIGFVPFSPLGKGFLTGKINVDTTFDKSDFRNKVPRFAEENRKVNQNLVDLLGQLATDKHATASQIALAWLLAQRPWIVPIPGTTKRHRLEENLGAVNTELSGNDLSEIDAAVSQIKIMGERYPAEMQKQVER from the coding sequence ATGGAAAAACGAAAATTAGGAAATAGTGGGCTGGAAGTTTCTGCGTTAGGTCTGGGATGCATGGGACTGAGCTTTGGATACGGGCCAGCAACTGAAAAGCATCAGGCCATCCAGCTGATCCGTGCAGCTGTGGAGCGGGGCGTTACTTTGTTTGATACAGCCGAGGCATATGGACCATTTGCGAATGAAGAACTGCTAGGTGAGGCTTTGGAGCCATTCCGTAAAGAGGTAGTGATTGCGACCAAGTTCGGTTTTGCCGGTGGGGTTCCAGCCATGGGACTCGACAGCCGCCCGGAAAATATCCGTGTAGTGGCAGAATCATCATTAAAACGTTTACGTACGGATGTAATAGACCTTTTTTACCAGCACCGGGTGGATCCGAATGTGCCCATTGAGGACGTTGCCGGAACTGTGAAGGATTTGATCAGCGAAGGAAAAGTGAAGCATTTCGGCCTTTCGGAGGCCGGTGTTGCGACCATTCGCCGCGCCCACTCCGTCCAGCCGGTTGCTGCATTGCAAAGTGAGTATTCGCTTTGGTGGAAAGAGCCTGAGGCCGAAATCTTGCCCACATTGGAAGAACTCGGCATTGGCTTTGTGCCGTTCAGTCCGCTGGGAAAGGGTTTTCTTACAGGCAAAATAAACGTCGATACCACGTTTGACAAAAGCGATTTCCGTAATAAAGTCCCTCGTTTTGCAGAAGAAAACAGGAAGGTAAACCAGAACCTGGTGGACCTGCTCGGTCAACTTGCAACCGACAAGCATGCCACTGCCTCGCAAATTGCATTGGCCTGGCTGCTGGCTCAAAGACCCTGGATCGTGCCCATTCCGGGAACCACAAAACGTCACCGGCTCGAAGAAAATCTGGGTGCTGTAAATACTGAGTTGAGCGGAAACGATCTGAGCGAGATCGATGCAGCGGTTTCTCAGATCAAGATCATGGGCGAGCGCTACCCGGCCGAAATGCAAAAACAAGTCGAACGGTAG
- a CDS encoding SDR family oxidoreductase translates to MENIKGKVVVITGASSGMGEAAAKHLANLGASVVLGARRADKIEKLSQQIKDNGGKSLAIAVDVTKRDQVKQFVDSAVKHFGRVDVILNNAGIMPLSPIDRLNVDEWDTMIDVNIKGVLNGIAAVLPYMKKQKSGQIINTSSVAGHKVFGGSAVYSATKFAVRALSEGLRIEVKPYNIRTTIVCPGAVKTELLEHISEADIQQANQDYVGAVGISPDSFARVVAFAISQPDDVDINEVIFRPTAQEL, encoded by the coding sequence ATGGAAAATATCAAAGGAAAAGTAGTGGTAATTACAGGAGCTAGCAGTGGCATGGGCGAAGCGGCCGCGAAGCATTTGGCCAACCTGGGTGCATCCGTTGTGCTGGGCGCAAGAAGAGCTGATAAAATTGAAAAGCTTTCCCAGCAGATCAAAGACAATGGCGGAAAGTCGCTTGCTATCGCTGTGGACGTAACCAAAAGAGATCAGGTAAAGCAATTCGTCGATTCAGCAGTTAAGCATTTTGGCCGGGTAGACGTGATCCTTAACAATGCAGGTATCATGCCGTTATCACCGATTGACCGTCTTAATGTCGATGAATGGGATACGATGATCGATGTGAATATCAAAGGCGTGCTCAATGGTATTGCCGCTGTGCTGCCTTATATGAAAAAACAGAAGTCAGGCCAGATTATCAACACATCTTCGGTGGCAGGACATAAAGTATTTGGTGGTTCTGCGGTTTATTCTGCAACCAAATTTGCCGTGCGGGCATTAAGCGAAGGCTTACGGATAGAGGTGAAGCCCTACAACATTCGCACCACGATCGTCTGTCCGGGTGCAGTCAAAACAGAGCTTTTGGAACACATTTCGGAGGCCGATATTCAGCAAGCCAACCAGGATTATGTAGGAGCGGTAGGAATCAGTCCGGATAGCTTTGCACGTGTGGTTGCCTTTGCAATCAGTCAGCCAGATGATGTAGATATCAATGAAGTGATCTTCCGTCCGACAGCACAGGAACTATAA
- the paoA gene encoding aldehyde dehydrogenase iron-sulfur subunit PaoA: MKNEDSAGHISRREMLAGTAIAVTTLAITKVTGLEAGPAPQVVTPVVSAEVSFTVNGKVQKLEIDTRTTLLDLLREHLHLTGTKKGCDHGQCGACTVLVNGKRINSCLSLALQHESDSITTIEGLGTPEKLHPMQSAFIKHDGYQCGYCTPGQICSAVAVLEEIKAGIPSHASADLNAKVGFTNAEFRERMSGNICRCGAYSNIAEAAAEVAGA, from the coding sequence ATGAAAAATGAAGATTCAGCAGGCCACATCAGCCGGCGCGAAATGCTGGCCGGGACTGCGATTGCAGTCACCACGCTGGCTATTACCAAGGTAACCGGATTAGAGGCGGGGCCTGCGCCACAGGTCGTGACACCTGTTGTTTCCGCTGAGGTATCGTTTACGGTGAATGGAAAAGTCCAGAAACTGGAAATTGATACCAGGACAACATTGCTGGACTTGCTCCGGGAACATCTGCACCTGACAGGCACCAAAAAAGGTTGTGATCATGGACAGTGCGGTGCCTGCACGGTGCTTGTCAATGGAAAGCGAATCAATTCATGTCTTTCGCTGGCATTGCAACACGAATCCGATTCCATCACCACAATTGAGGGGTTGGGAACACCCGAGAAGCTGCATCCGATGCAGTCCGCATTTATCAAACACGACGGATACCAATGCGGATACTGTACACCTGGTCAGATCTGCTCAGCCGTTGCTGTGCTTGAAGAGATAAAGGCAGGCATACCCAGCCACGCGAGTGCCGATCTGAATGCGAAGGTGGGATTTACCAATGCGGAATTCAGGGAAAGAATGAGCGGGAATATCTGCCGTTGCGGCGCTTATTCCAACATCGCCGAAGCAGCAGCGGAGGTTGCAGGGGCGTGA
- a CDS encoding FAD binding domain-containing protein, with protein MKSFTYERVTTPAQAAAAVATKPGAKFLAGGTNLLDLMKLQIETPTHLIDIGRIGLDKIETTANGGVRIGALVSNTDLAADPHIRKDYGILSRALVAGASGQLRNKATTAGNLLQRTRCPYFYDTNQQCNKRVPGSGCAAIAGFSKQLAVIGSSDACIATYPGDMAVAMTALDAVVETINPAGTTRQIPISKLYRLPGKTPHLENTLEKNELITSVVLPAPAGGTHIYHKVRDRASYAFALVSVAAILFKDGSGRIAVGGIAPKPWRVPGAESLLPSGSKAFTAKLMEGARPTKDNEFKLGLIERTIELVLKEGKS; from the coding sequence ATGAAATCATTCACATACGAACGCGTTACCACGCCTGCCCAGGCCGCAGCGGCTGTCGCCACAAAGCCGGGAGCTAAATTCCTGGCAGGCGGCACAAATCTGCTTGATCTGATGAAATTACAGATCGAGACGCCTACCCACCTGATCGATATTGGCCGGATTGGACTGGATAAAATTGAAACAACAGCCAATGGCGGGGTAAGGATAGGCGCACTGGTCAGTAACACGGACCTTGCGGCAGACCCGCATATCCGTAAAGATTATGGCATTTTATCCAGGGCGCTGGTTGCGGGCGCTTCCGGGCAGCTGCGCAATAAGGCAACAACGGCGGGTAACCTTTTGCAGCGCACGCGGTGCCCCTATTTTTATGATACCAATCAGCAATGCAACAAGCGGGTGCCTGGCAGCGGGTGCGCCGCCATCGCTGGGTTTAGCAAACAACTAGCTGTCATCGGCAGCAGTGATGCCTGCATTGCGACTTATCCGGGCGATATGGCCGTAGCCATGACGGCCCTTGACGCAGTGGTGGAAACCATCAATCCCGCTGGCACGACCCGGCAGATTCCTATTTCCAAACTTTACCGTTTGCCGGGGAAAACCCCACATCTGGAGAATACGCTGGAAAAGAATGAGCTGATCACTTCCGTGGTGCTACCTGCCCCGGCCGGAGGCACGCACATTTATCATAAAGTCCGTGACCGGGCTTCTTACGCATTTGCCCTGGTGTCGGTTGCTGCCATTTTATTTAAAGACGGAAGCGGCAGGATCGCCGTTGGCGGCATTGCTCCAAAGCCATGGCGCGTTCCGGGCGCAGAAAGTCTGTTGCCATCGGGCTCAAAGGCATTTACTGCAAAACTGATGGAGGGCGCCAGGCCCACCAAAGACAATGAGTTTAAACTCGGTCTGATAGAACGCACGATTGAACTAGTCTTAAAAGAAGGGAAAAGCTGA